In Herbiconiux sp. SALV-R1, the genomic window GAGCGAGCGCGGCATCGGCAACGGTGCGCGTCAGCGGCCCCGTCGTCGTGACCTCCTCGTACGCGTTCTTACGGTCGTTGAACGGAATCCGACCTGCGGATGGCTTCAGTCCCACGACGCCGCAGAAGGATGCCGGGACGCGGATGGACCCGCCACCGTCGCTACCGGTGGCGATCGGCCCGAATCCTGCGGCGGCGGCTGTCGCGGCGCCTCCGCTGGAGCCACCGGCGGTCATCTCGAGGTTCCAGGGGTTGCGGGTGATGCCGTTGAGTTCGCTCTCGGTAACGGAGTTGTTGCCGAATTCTGGCGTTGCGGTCTTGCCGATGAGAGTGGCGCCTGCGGCTTTGAGCCTGGCCCAGATCACCGCATCGGTGTCAGGGACGTGATCCGCGTACTTCGTGGAGCCGTAGGTGGTGCGAACTCCGGCCGTCTCTTCGAGGTCTTTGACGGACACAGGTACACCCAGGAGTGGGGGCAACTCGGTGTCGCCGGCCGCGCGGAAGGTGTTCTCCGCATGCCGCGCCTGAGCGCGTGCGGCGTCGGCCGTCACCGTCACGAAAGCGTTGAGCTGAGGATCGAGTCGTTCGATGCGGTTCAAGATCGCCTCGGTGACCTCCACGGGGGAGAGGGTGCCCCTTCGATAGGCGGCGGCGAGTTCGGTTGCGGGCAGGAAAACCAGCTCTTCGTCCGGTGACGTCACGGGCGGTTCCTTTCGGGGAATTCGGGTGGTGAGACGATGGCGCCGTCTGCCATGTGGACGACGCGATGAGAGATGAAGGCGACCGCTCCGAGGTCGTGGGACACGAAGAGCGACGCGAATCCGAGTTCCTTCTGAACGTCGCGGATCAAGCGCAGGACTTGTGCCTGCACCGACACGTCGAGAGAGCTGACTGCTTCGTCGAAGACGATGAGGCGGGGGCGTGCGATGAGGGCGCGCGCGATCGATGCGCGCTGGCGTTGACCTCCGGAGAGTTCGTGCGGGTACCGTTCGGCGAGGTCGGGGTCGAGACCCATCCGCTCCATCAGGTCCGACACCTTGGTCCTGGCTTCGACCTTCCGGGTGCGCCCGGCGATCGCAAGGGGCTCAGCGATCGATGTTCCGACTCGCAGCGAGGGGTTCAATGCCCAGTCCGGGTGTTGGAGGACCACCTGCACAGATCCGGGAGTGCCTTTTCGTGGCGGCATCAGCGGCCGGCCGTTCATGAGGACCTGACCGGACTTCGGCTTCTGCAGGCCTAGGAGCAGCCGGGTGATCGTGGTCTTCCCCGATCCGGATGGACCGACGAGACCGACCATCTCTCCTTCGTCGATCGTGAGGCTGACGTTCTCGACGGCGTTCTTCTTCACCGGAGCCCAGGGGGGTCCAGTGGTGAAGGTGACGGTCGCCTCACGGATCTCGATCGCCGGTTCC contains:
- a CDS encoding ABC transporter ATP-binding protein is translated as MSLDVEAGDIVGLVGESGSGKSTLASAVMGLLPANAFVTSGRVLVDGTDISHATPSAKRSLRRNQLGLIPQNPITSLDPTQKIRHSVKEVIDDAAVAAAMLQSVGFTDPQRVLGSYPHQLSGGMAQRVAIAMAVARRPVLLVADEPTSALDAHVADNVLSILTSQVKELGMSLLIVTHDLEIVRNHCARVAVMNRGSIVESGPTAQILRNPQHAYTKQLLTATQTLHAEERVVVDSVDAEPAIEIREATVTFTTGPPWAPVKKNAVENVSLTIDEGEMVGLVGPSGSGKTTITRLLLGLQKPKSGQVLMNGRPLMPPRKGTPGSVQVVLQHPDWALNPSLRVGTSIAEPLAIAGRTRKVEARTKVSDLMERMGLDPDLAERYPHELSGGQRQRASIARALIARPRLIVFDEAVSSLDVSVQAQVLRLIRDVQKELGFASLFVSHDLGAVAFISHRVVHMADGAIVSPPEFPERNRP